In the genome of Kwoniella shivajii chromosome 5, complete sequence, one region contains:
- a CDS encoding pentafunctional AROM polypeptide: protein MSSVTLADTLKISILGNESIHCGFHLLPYIFDTITSKLPSSAYVLITDTNLSALYLDDIKKAFNDATEKDSTGAAKARFLVYEVSPGETAKSRKVKEEIEDWMLDEKLTRDTVVLAFGGGVIGDLTGFVAATFMRGVKFVQIPTTLLAMVDSAVGGKTAIDTYHGKNLIGAFWQPNYIFVDLAFLTTLPPREVSNGMAEVVKTAAIWKDDDFALLESRSSEISLAASTRPTTSSTAGRFASDRSHAQALLLRVVSGSIYVKAHIVTIDERETGLRNLVNFGHTIGHAIEAVLTPAMLHGECVSVGIILEAEVARQLGVLSQVAVGRLTRCLQAYGLPISLSDRRITSLPASSQLSVDRLLDIMRIDKKNSGPAKKIVLLSRIGKTYEEKASVVADEVIRRVLCEAATVISGTPTKSPITMATPGSKSISNRALVLAALATGTCRIRNLLHSDDTAVMMNALVELKGAVFSWEDGGDTIVVEGGGGTLSAPAKGKELYLGNAGTASRFLTTVCAMVSGAASQERSTIITGNARMKQRPIGPLVDALSANGAKIRYVENAGCLPLDIETDGFRGGHIKLAASVSSQYVSSILLCAPYAAEEVTLELTGGQVISQPYIDMTTAMMAQFGITVQRQQDASGNPLDVYVIPKGVYTNPSDYSVESDASSATYPLAIAAITGTTCTISNIGSSSLQGDARFAKEVLEPMGCVVEQTLTSTKVTGPPVGQLRALGNVDMEPMTDAFLTASVLAAVANLPALPERQVQGLPLTASRIYGIANQRVKECNRIKAMRDQLAKFGVETDEFDDGIIVIGKASSSLSRGASVHCYDDHRVAMAFSVLACIIEKTIIEEKRCVEKTWPNFWDDLQNKIGIPVEGVELEIHNHASTSAKAVVPTDQSQADHPVFIIGMRGAGKTYVGRLAADILGGAFTDADDAFFEETKLSVADYVAANDWEDFRRVETEILGRFVQEKKGNHVVALGGGVVETEVARQLLQSHVAKGGLVIHVTRALEDIDNFLSSIGNTATRPNWGESFADVFKRREPWYNACSSHEFYNVLEPVGAQSAQEHEQAMRKECERFFKFIKGINTNRPRLSPENPTSFLSLTFPDIVPALNQLEELTEGADAIELRVDLLSTTGAAPSTPGLPPQSFVAKQLASLRLATSLPIVFSVRSKDQGGMAPSDKPELYQSMVELGIRLACEYVDLEVCWPTELLQKITKFKGQSHIIASWHDWTGSMAWDKQGVRSKYSFCSKYGDVAKIVGTAKTFLDNSKLSLFVEEVTSQPGSKPLLAINMGSAGQLSRALNPILTPITHSLLPSRAAPGQLTIKEVVQLRSLTGLLPKKQFHLFGSPISHSVSPTLHNTGFETIGLPHQYGLYESETIDQGLLDIVKSKSVSFGGASVTIPLKLDIIPHLDSVSEDVKIIGAVNTIVPQSNGKLHGENTDWKAIHQAAKINLTSTLKSTDSALVIGAGGTCRAAIYASYKLGLKTIYLFNRTLANAQKVKDSFPAAYNIVIIDSLDQFAESPKIVISTVPGTSLTLSRSQEGIYLDEKILSSDEGVAIDLAYKPHETALLQLANKTKGWKSIPGIEILVLQGFVQFKLWTGKVAPEKKIRKAVLDKYFA from the exons TTTCATTTATTACCTTATATATTCGATACCATCACATCAAaattaccttcatcagcatatGTCTTGATAACGGATACCAACTTATCTGCTTTATATCTGGATGACATCAAAAAAGCTTTCAACGATGCTACGGAGAAAGACTCAACGGGAGCTGCCAAAGCTAGATTTCTGGTGTATGAAGTATCACCTGGAGAAACAGCTAAATcaagaaaagtgaaagaagaaattgaagattggATGTTAGATGAAAAGCTTACTAGAGATACTGTAGTTTTGGcttttggtggtggtgttATTGGTGATTTAACTGGTTTCGTAGCTGCTACTTT CATGAGAGGAGTCAAATTCGTCCAAATCCCCACTACACTCCTTGCAATGGTAGATTCCGCTGTTGGAGGTAAAACCGCCATTGATACTTATCACGGTAAAAACCTCATTGGAGCGTTCTGGCAACCCAACTATATCTTTGTCGATTTGGCTTTCTTGACTACACTCCCTCCCAGAGAGGTTTCCAATGGTATGGCTGAGGTCGTCAAG ACCGCCGCAATctggaaagatgatgatttcgcGTTACTTGAATCTCGATCATCGGAAATATCTCTCGCAGCTTCCACTCGACCTACCACGTCCTCTACTGCTGGTCGATTCGCTTCTGATCGATCTCACGCTCAAGCTTTACTTCTCCGAGTAGTTTCAGGATCCATCTACGTCAAAGCTCATATCGTCACTATCGATGAGAGGGAGACAGGTTTACGAAATCTGGTTAATTTCGGTCATACAATTGGACATGCAATTGAAGCTGTACTTACACCAGCTATGCTTCATGGTGAATGTGTCTCGGTTGGTATCATTCTCGAGGCTGAAGTAGCACGTCAACTTGGTGTTTTAAGTCAAGTCGCTGTCGGTAGATTAACAAGATGTCTTCAAGCTTATGGTTTACCAATCTCATTATCTGATAGAAGAATCACTTCTTTACCTGCTTCAAGTCAATTATCAGTTGACAGATTATTGGATATCATGAGAATCGATAAGAAGAACTCTGGTCCAGCAAAGAAAATCGTACTCCTGTCAAGAATCGGTAAAACCTATGAAGAAAAAGCTTCGGTGGttgctgatgaagtgattAGAAGAGTGTTATGTGAAGCTGCCACTGTCATTTCTGGAACCCCAACTAAATCACCTATCACAATGGCTACTCCAGGCTCAAAATCTATCTCCAATCGAGCTTTGGTGCTTGCTGCCCTTGCAACTGGAACTTGTAGAATTAGAAATCTCCTACACTCCGATGATACCGCTGTTATGATGAACGCTCTTGTTGagctcaag GGCGCCGTTTTCTCGTGGGAGGATGGAGGTGATACGATCGTCGTCGAGGGTGGAGGCGGTACCCTTTCCGCTCCAGCTAAGGGCAAAGAACTTTACCTTGGTAATGCCGGTACAGCATCTCGATTCCTCACCACCGTTTGTGCAATGGTCTCTGGCGCTGCGTCCCAAGAAAGGTCAACCATCATTACCGGTAACGCAAGAATGAAACAACGACCTATTGGTCCTCTTGTTGATGCGCTTTCTGCCAACGGAGCGAAGATCAGATATGTCGAAAACGCCGGttgtcttcctcttgataTCGAAACAGACGGATTCAGAGGAGGTCACATCAAACTCGCCGCTTCCGTGTCAAGTCAATACGTCTCATCAATCCTTCTTTGTGCTCCCTACGCCGCTGAGGAAGTCACATTGGAATTGACTGGAGGTCAGGTCATCTCTCAGCCTTACATTGACATGACAACTGCTATGATGGCTCAATTCGGAATTACCGTCCAGCGACAACAGGACGCGTCAGGTAATCCTCTTGACGTCTATGTCATCCCGAAGGGAGTCTACACCAACCCTTCGGATTACTCTGTCGAATCTGACGCCTCCAGTGCAACTTATCCTCTTGCTATTGCCGCTATCACCGGTACGACATGTACCATTTCTAACATCggttcatcatctcttcaaGGTGATGCAAGATTCGCTAAAGAAGTCTTGGAGCCTATGGGCTGTGTCGTTGAACAGACTCTTACTTCCACAAAAGTTACTGGACCTCCTGTTGGCCAACTTCGAGCATTGGGAAATGTGGATATGGAGCCAATGACGGATGCTTTCCTTACTGCTTCAGTACTTGCCGCTGTTGCGAACTTGCCCGCTCTTCCTGAGAGACAAGTACAGGGTCTTCCCCTTACCGCATCAAGGATCTACGGTATTGCCAACCAAAGAGTAAAGGAATGTAACCGAATCAAAGCAATGAGAGATCAACTTG CCAAATTTGGTGTGGAGACTGATGAGTTCGATGATggcatcatcgtcattggaaaagcatcatcttctctctcgAGAGGTGCCTCAGTACACTGTTACGATGATCATCGAGTAGCCATGGCTTTTAGTGTCCTAGCTTGTATCATCGAGAAGACCATCATcgaggaaaagagatgtGTCGAGAAGACGTGGCCTAATTTCTGGGATGATCTGCAAAATAAG ATCGGTATTCCTGTCGAAGGAGTTGAACTTGAGATTCACAACCATGCTTCCACTTCTGCCAAGGCTGTCGTCCCCACAGATCAATCCCAAGCAGATCATCcagtcttcatcatcggtaTGCGAGGCGCCGGTAAAACCTATGTCGGTCGACTAGCAGCGGACATCCTCGGAGGAGCTTTCACCGATGCCGATGATGCCTTCTTTGAAGAAACCAAACTTTCAGTCGCTGACTACGTTGCTGCCAATGACTGGGAAGACTTCCGACGAGTCGAGACCGAGATATTAGGTCGATTCgttcaagagaagaagggaaaccATGTTGTTGCATTAGGAGGTGGTGTAGTTGAAACTGAAGTTGCTAGACAACTCCTTCAATCCCATGTCGCCAAAGGGGGCTTAGTGATTCACGTCACAAGAGCTTTAGAGGATATCGATAATTTCCTATCATCGATTGGGAATACAGCCACGCGACCTAATTGGGGTGAATCATTCGCCGACGTTTTCAAGAGGAGAGAACCGTGGTATAACGCTTGTTCAAGTCATGAATTCTACAATGTGCTTGAACCTGTTGGCGCTCAATCTGCCCAAGAACACGAACAAGCtatgagaaaggaatgtgaaagattcttcaagttcatcaaAGGAATAAATACCAACCGACCTCgattatcacctgaaaacCCAACTTCATTCTTATCTCTTACATTTCCTGATATCGTTCCTGCcctcaatcagcttgagGAATTGACAGAAGGTGCAGACGCCATCGAACTCCGAGTAGACCTTCTCAGCACCACAGGAGCAGCTCCTTCTACCCCTGGTCTTCCACCTCAATCTTTCGTTGCTAAACAACTCGCTTCTCTTCGACTCGCCACGTCACTTCCTATAGTCTTTTCTGTcagatcaaaagatcaaggtggtATGGCTCCTTCAGACAAACCTGAACTCTACCAATCAATGGTGGAATTGGGTATTCGATTAGCATGCGAATACGTTGATCTCGAAGTGTGCTGGCCTACTGAACTACTTCAAAAAATCACCAAATTTAAAGGTCAGTCTCATATCATCGCTTCATGGCATGATTGGACAGGTTCAATGGCATGGGACAAACAAGGTGTACGATCAAAATATTCTTTCTGTTCGAAATACGGTGATGTCGCTAAGATTGTTGGTACTGCCAAGACATTCCTTGATAATTCCAAACTATCCCTTTTCGTTGAGGAAGTCACATCTCAACCTGGTTCCAAACCATTATTAGCTATAAACATGGGATCCGCAGGACAACTTTCACGAGCTTTAAATCCTATTTTAACACCTATCACTCATTCGTTGTTACCTTCAAGAGCCGCACCAGGTCAATTAACAATCAAAGAGGTAGTACAACTCCGATCTTTGACTGGACTTTTACCCAAGAAACAATTCCACTTATTTGGAAGTCCAATCAGTCATTCAGTTTCGCCAACACTCCATAATACTGGATTCGAAACTATTGGTTTACCTCATCAATATGGTTTATATGAATCTGAGACTATTGACCAAGGGTTATTGGACATCGTCAAGTCAAAGTCAGTCAGCTTCGGTGGAGCAAGTGTGACAATCCCTTTAAAACTTGATATCATCCCTCATCTAGATTCAGTTTCTGAAGACGTCAAAATAATTGGAGCAGTAAACACCATCGTACCTCAATCAAATGGGAAACTACATGGTGAAAACACCGACTGGAAAGCAATTCATCAAGCTGCCAAAATCAATCTTACTTCAACACTCAAATCGACTGATTCAGCTTTAGTTATTGGCGCAGGTGGAACTTGTAGAGCAGCGATTTATGCTTCTTACAAACTCGGTTTGAAGACAATTTATCTTTTCAACAGGACTTTGGCAAACGCTCAAAAAGTCAAGGATTCTTTCCCTGCAGCGTACAATATCGTTATCATAGACTCATTAGACCAATTCGCCGAGTCACCTAAAATCGTCATCTCAACCGTTCCCGGAACCTCTTTAACTCTTTCGAGATCCCAAGAAGGGATCTACCTCGACGAGAAAATCCTGAGtagtgatgaaggtgtagctATTGATTTAGCTTACAAACCGCATGAAACAGCTTTGTTACAACTTGCAAATAAGACAAAAGGATGGAAATCAATTCCTGGAATCGAAATTTTGGTTTTGCAGGGTTTCGTTCAGTTCAAACTTTGGACAGGTAAAGTAGCTCctgaaaagaaaatcagaaAAGCTGTTCTGGATAAATACTTTGCTTGA